From Carya illinoinensis cultivar Pawnee chromosome 5, C.illinoinensisPawnee_v1, whole genome shotgun sequence, one genomic window encodes:
- the LOC122309331 gene encoding agamous-like MADS-box protein AGL62, whose amino-acid sequence MERKSKGRQKIKMMKMESESNLQVTFSKRRSGLFKKASELCTLCGVEVAIIVFSPGKKVFSFGHPSVEPIIDRFLTRNPPQINSGTLQLIEAHRNASVRELNMQLTQVTNQLEAEKKRGEELKRMRQASQAQCWWEAPIEQLGLPQLEQLKLSLQGLKKNVAKQSDRLLFQASNPPPAQFYGAGSSINQSPNPLDTNNIPYYAKNMNNVGFTGNAMPRVYNLGYGRGFF is encoded by the coding sequence ATGGAGAGGAAGAGCAAGGGACGGCAAAAGATCAAGATGATGAAGATGGAAAGCGAAAGCAACCTCCAAGTGACTTTCTCGAAACGCCGTTCAGGCCTCTTCAAAAAGGCCAGTGAGCTTTGCACCTTGTGTGGTGTCGAGGTCGCCATCATCGTATTCTCGCCGGGAAAGAAGGTCTTCTCCTTTGGTCATCCATCGGTGGAGCCAATTATTGATCGGTTTCTCACCCGAAACCCACCTCAAATAAACTCCGGCACACTCCAGTTGATCGAGGCACATAGAAACGCCAGCGTCCGGGAGCTCAACATGCAGCTCACGCAGGTCACCAACCAACTGGAGGCCGAGAAGAAGCGTGGGGAGGAACTGAAACGAATGCGCCAAGCAAGCCAGGCACAGTGCTGGTGGGAGGCGCCTATTGAACAGCTAGGGCTGCCACAACTCGAGCAGTTGAAGTTGTCTCTGCAGGGGCTGAAAAAGAACGTGGCAAAGCAGTCGGACAGGCTCCTATTTCAGGCTTCAAATCCTCCTCCTGCTCAGTTTTACGGAGCAGGGAGTTCCATAAACCAGTCACCAAACCCTTTGGACACAAATAATATCCCTTATTACGCAAAGAATATGAATAATGTTGGGTTCACTGGGAATGCCATGCCCCGCGTATATAATCTTGGATATGGACGTGGATTTTTCTGA
- the LOC122309792 gene encoding uncharacterized protein LOC122309792 produces MDPCSFVRILVGNLALNFPIASKPSFYSVHLSTSPCFCKIKLKNFPTQYATVPLVAPESQPDSHDRSLAACFTLNKTDIGRLVDKGNNPVLQIEVYAGRRGIACGLNSRKLLGTVAVEVDLRAVETRASNIHQGWVSIGGNTKGSSAELYLSVRAEPDPRFVFQFDGEPECSPQVFQVHGDVRQPVFSCKFGFKNMNDRSLQSWPSMSETSSTPRSCLMGSHTQKDQTGKQRKGWHLTIHDLSGSVVAVASMVTPFVPSRGSHHVSQSSPGAWLILRPEDGAWNPWGRLEAWRESGGSDAVGYRFELFTCTDETTTLASDVISSRSGGKFSIDRTSGVATTPAHTPSGSCDLGSGSRSTRGSSSGSGSGLDIWYRPLTPPVTRGFVMSSTVDGAGKCSKPEVEVGVQHVTCAEDAATYVALAAAMDLSMDACGLFSKKLRKELRQ; encoded by the exons ATGGATCCGTGCTCTTTTGTGCGGATCCTCGTAGGAAACCTTGCCCTCAACTTTCCCATAGCCTCCAAGCCTTCCTTCTATAGCGTACACCTCTCAACTTCCCCGTGCTTCTGCAAGATTAAACTCAAGAACTTTCCCACCCAGTACGCGACAGTCCCTCTGGTCGCTCCAGAAAGCCAACCTGATTCCCATGATCGCTCCCTGGCCGCTTGCTTCACTCTGAACAAAACCGACATCGGCAGACTCGTTGATAAGGGGAACAACCCAGTCTTGCAGATTGAGGTCTACGCGGGGCGGAGAGGTATCGCGTGTGGTTTGAACAGTAGGAAGCTGTTGGGGACGGTTGCAGTTGAGGTGGATCTCCGCGCGGTAGAGACGAGGGCTAGTAATATTCACCAGGGTTGGGTCAGTATCGGAGGGAACACAAAGGGCTCGTCGGCGGAGTTGTACTTGAGCGTTAGGGCCGAACCCGATCCAAGATTTGTGTTCCAGTTCGATGGAGAGCCAGAGTGCAGTCCTCAAGTTTTTCAGGTCCATGGGGATGTTCGGCAGCCCGTGTTTTCTTGCAAGTTCGGTTTCAAGAACATGAATGATCGAAGTTTGCAATCTTG GCCGTCGATGAGCGAAACTAGCAGTACTCCAAGAAGTTGCTTAATGGGTTCTCATACTCAAAAGGACCAAACGGGAAAGCAGCGAAAGGGATGGCACTTAACCATCCACGACCTCTCGGGCTCGGTGGTCGCCGTGGCCTCCATGGTCACCCCGTTCGTTCCGTCCCGTGGCTCTCACCATGTGAGCCAATCCAGCCCCGGTGCATGGCTCATCCTCCGCCCCGAGGACGGCGCGTGGAACCCATGGGGCCGCCTGGAGGCGTGGCGCGAGAGTGGCGGCTCTGACGCCGTCGGATACCGGTTCGAGCTCTTCACCTGTACCGACGAAACCACCACACTCGCCTCCGACGTCATCAGCTCCAGGAGCGGCGGGAAATTCAGCATAGACAGGACGTCCGGCGTTGCCACGACACCAGCGCACACCCCCAGCGGCAGCTGCGATCTCGGGTCCGGGTCAAGGTCCACTCGTGGATCAAGTTCAGGTTCAGGATCTGGGCTGGACATCTGGTACAGGCCCTTGACACCACCAGTGACCAGAGGATTTGTGATGTCTTCAACAGTGGACGGAGCTGGGAAGTGCAGCAagccggaggtggaggtgggtgTACAGCACGTGACATGCGCGGAGGACGCAGCGACTTACGTGGCATTGGCTGCAGCCATGGATCTGAGCATGGACGCTTGCGGGTTATTCTCGAAGAAACTTCGGAAGGAGCTGAGGCAGTAG
- the LOC122309791 gene encoding myb-like protein X, with amino-acid sequence MFKQSPSRNHRSKGIRLKHVLQICLLLGVCFWLIYQVKHSHDKRKAFDENDANLSAKTQSGGELLNFGRKDLHPYEKEVTKKEKHGGEEEEETEVEEEESKHGEDEQEEEEEEENKHELKEQEEEEKKNEVDEQEDEENKSEETEDEERGVGDDEIDENVQEKLDGEADRDEESIDDEKEGKEDDKKSEDKDSQVETSLEDQDHDDGTENIHEAREEHYKGDDASSAVTHDTQTIISETENLSSENSIKKSEMTIVEQENKSNSIRETDRDQNNPEIKWVEGGMHENGTSLNVITVKQEGNDSFSNSVDSSDPNSTVTSHSNDQSESTNNTKLVSNIASNTFAKVSIGGNNSTDTDIGTSGSSQKNGTASISDSALAQNITVDLSNTSYTNSISESNQSDGNSTVSIKNEDVDAGSGESTSANNSDSALSEKITTVAEDGSVSSISKENTDASENKLDGHDEPGGTKKGSDNYSRDEIDVNVHDPIDVSDSHIGLDEKEVRTDLDTLPEITTEWENSRDVAAE; translated from the coding sequence ATGTTCAAGCAATCTCCAAGCAGAAACCACAGGTCCAAAGGCATCAGGCTAAAGCATGTTCTGCAAATTTGTCTCTTGCTTGGTGTATGCTTCTGGTTAATCTACCAAGTCAAGCATTCCCACGATAAAAGGAAGGCATTTGATGAGAATGATGCAAACCTATCAGCCAAGACACAGAGTGGTGGTGAGCTTCTTAATTTTGGGAGAAAAGATCTCCATCCTTACGAGAAAGAAGTAACAAAGAAAGAGAAGCATGGGggagaagaggaggaagaaactgaagtagaggaagaagaaagcaaGCATGGCGAAGATgagcaagaagaagaagaagaagaagaaaacaagcatgaactaaaagagcaagaggaagaagaaaaaaagaatgaagtAGATGAGCAAGAGGATGAGGAAAACAAAAGTGAAGAGACAGAAGATGAGGAAAGAGGAGTTGGAGATGATGAGATAGATGAAAATGTtcaagagaaattagatggggaAGCTGATCGTGATGAGGAATCTATAGATGACGAGAAAGAGGGAAAAGAAGATGATAAGAAGAGTGAGGACAAAGACAGTCAAGTAGAAACTTCTTTGGAGGATCAGGACCATGATGATGGTACTGAGAATATTCACGAGGCACGAGAGGAACATTACAAGGGAGATGATGCTTCCAGTGCAGTGACCCATGATACTCAGACTATCATCTCTGAGACTGAGAATTTAAGTTCAGAGAATTCAATTAAGAAATCTGAAATGACTATCGTAGAACAGGAGAACAAATCCAATAGCATTCGGGAAACTGATAGGGATCAGAACAATCCAGAAATAAAGTGGGTAGAAGGTGGAATGCATGAGAATGGCACTTCTTTGAATGTAATTACTGTCAAACAGGAGGGAAATGATAGTTTTTCCAACTCTGTGGATAGCTCCGATCCAAATTCAACAGTGACAAGCCATTCCAATGATCAATCTGAATCAACCAATAACACAAAACTGGTGAGTAACATAGCCAGCAATACCTTCGCCAAGGTAAGTATTGGAGGCAATAACTCGACAGATACAGATATAGGCACTTCTGGTTCTTCCCAGAAGAATGGAACAGCGAGTATATCTGATTCAGCTCTTGCTCAAAATATAACAGTGGATCTCTCAAATACCAGTTACACTAACTCGATTTCTGAGAGCAATCAGTCTGATGGTAATTCAACGGtttcaattaaaaatgaagACGTAGATGCAGGTTCGGGAGAATCTACTTCAGCAAATAATTCTGACTCTGCTCTATCAGAAAAGATCACAACTGTAGCAGAAGATGGTTCTGTGTCTTCAATTTCGAAGGAGAACACTGACGCAAGTGAGAACAAGTTGGATGGTCACGATGAACCTGGTGGAACCAAAAAAGGCTCGGATAATTACTCCAGAGATGAGATAGATGTTAATGTACATGACCCCATTGATGTTTCCGACTCCCATATTGGTCTTGATGAGAAAGAAGTTCGCACAGATCTGGATACGTTGCCGGAGATTACAACAGAATGGGAAAACAGCAGAGACGTTGCGGCAGAATGA